The nucleotide sequence CTAATCTTCGTGCCTCGTCCAATAACAGAATCGATATGAAGCTTCCCCTGAAGAAGCTCCACTCGTTCCTTCATTCCAATAATGCCGTAATGTGAATGCGCTCTAGTATTTGCTTTAGACTGCATGGCATCGACTATGAATCCAACACCATTATCTTCAACAAGAAGTTCCACCTTATCCTCTGAAAAGCTGATTTCTAGCGAGATAAAAGTAGATTGAGCATGCTTATGCGCATTGCTGAAAGCTTCCTGCACTAACCGATACAATGCCGCCTCCATCGCTGAAGGAAGTCTACGTTCCTTGCCCACAGACTCGAAGATCGTTCGCGTGAGCGTCTTTTCTTCGAAGTCCTGTGCGAACTTCCGTAGCGTTGGAACTAAACCGAGATCATCTAATGTCATCGGCCGCAGATTGAAAATAATTTTACGGATTTCCTCGAGTCCGAGGCGGATCTGAGACTTTAAATCTATTAATTCATTGCGCACGACGTCTAAATCGCCTTTATCTAGCATGCGCTCTGCAATTTCTGTTCGCAGTACAAGATTCGCGAGTGATTGCGCAGGACCATCGTGGATGTCTCTAGCAATCCGCTTGCGTTCCTCTTCTTGGGCCAAAATGATCTTTAAACCAATGACTTGACGATTTTTAGCAGACTCGAGAATGCGTGTAACTTGTGTTAAATCTCCCGAGAGATAGTCAAGCACAACACTCATCTGCAAGCTGATCGTTTCCGCACGCTCAATGGACATCTCCACATTGCGCGTTCGCTTCTGCAAGTCGTCTCGTCGTATTTTTAAATAGTGTTCCTTTTCTCTATAGACCATCAAATCCAATTGAAGCTGCGTCGCTTTCTCATAGGCAGCCTTAATATCCTGCTCTGAGAAACGAACAAAGTCACGACTTACTTCCGTTAGGCGGATTCTTGCAAATCGGTATGCACGCTCTAGCTGATCCACCTTCTCAATCGTGGTTGTCGTTTCGACC is from Candidatus Cohnella colombiensis and encodes:
- a CDS encoding sensor histidine kinase; this encodes MDFRVDQIDQVIQTAISVMEDSKIQVFEICEAARRELTNLHQELDMLLVETTTTIEKVDQLERAYRFARIRLTEVSRDFVRFSEQDIKAAYEKATQLQLDLMVYREKEHYLKIRRDDLQKRTRNVEMSIERAETISLQMSVVLDYLSGDLTQVTRILESAKNRQVIGLKIILAQEEERKRIARDIHDGPAQSLANLVLRTEIAERMLDKGDLDVVRNELIDLKSQIRLGLEEIRKIIFNLRPMTLDDLGLVPTLRKFAQDFEEKTLTRTIFESVGKERRLPSAMEAALYRLVQEAFSNAHKHAQSTFISLEISFSEDKVELLVEDNGVGFIVDAMQSKANTRAHSHYGIIGMKERVELLQGKLHIDSVIGRGTKIRIEVSTNSEAGKGLIADGEHTGS